A genomic region of Ammospiza nelsoni isolate bAmmNel1 chromosome 3, bAmmNel1.pri, whole genome shotgun sequence contains the following coding sequences:
- the GJB7 gene encoding gap junction beta-7 protein, translating into MSWVFLRDLLSGVNKYSTGIGRIWVAVVFLFRLLLYVAAAENIWKHEHDEFECNIKQPGCENVCFDHFFPVSHIRFWALQLIIVSTPSLLVVFHVAYRENREKHHNQKLYKNPGKIDGGLLCTYLISLILKIGLEIFFLVLFYKLYNGFKIPHLVKCDIKPCPNTVDCYIPKPTEKMIFLYFLVATSCLCIVLNLSELSYLMFKYSVKCYLKRHVKKQQGSKSNCCESELIRHNRAAAAGRLHNSSSSLPLNMQDEHEKHSPLT; encoded by the coding sequence ATGAGCTGGGTGTTCTTACGTGATCTGCTGAGTGGAGTGAATAAATACTCAACAGGAATTGGAAGAATTTGGGTAGCTGTTGTGTTCCTGTTCCGCTTACTGCTTTATGTTGCTGCCGCAGAAAACATCTGGAAACATGAACATGATGAATTTGAGTGCAACATCAAGCAGCCTGGTTGTGAAAATGTCTGCTTTGACCATTTCTTCCCTGTCTCTCACATCAGATTCTGGGCTTTGCAATTAATCATAGTCTCCACCCCTTCACTCTTGGTTGTCTTTCATGTTGCTTACAGAGAGAACAGAGAGAAACACCACAACCAGAAACTTTACAAAAATCCAGGAAAGATAGATGGTGGATTGCTGTGCACTTACCTAATCAgcctcattttaaaaataggacttgaaatattttttcttgttctgttcTATAAATTGTACAACGGATTCAAAATACCACATCTTGTGAAATGTGACATAAAACCATGTCCCAATACTGTAGACTGTTATATTCCCAAACCCACAGAGAAAATGATTTTCCTCTATTTTCTGGTGGCAACTTCATGCTTGTGCATTGTATTAAATCTAAGTGAACTGAGTTATCTGATGTTCAAATACTCCGTAAAATGTTATCTGAAGAGACACGTGAAGAAGCAGCAAGGCTCAAAAAGCAATTGCTGCGAATCAGAACTCATCAGGCacaacagagcagcagctgcagggcgaCTCCACAACAGCTCATCATCCTTGCCTCTGAATATGCAAGATGAACATGAAAAACATTCCCCGCTGACTTGA
- the SMIM8 gene encoding small integral membrane protein 8, with amino-acid sequence MSSTKPPNENETPKERKPGLRSVQTTMLFRAVNPELFIKPNKPVMAFGLVAISLCVAYLGYLHATAENKKDLYEAIDSEGSRYMRRKTSKWD; translated from the exons ATGTCTTCCACCAAACCTccaaatgaaaatgaaacacCCAAAGAGAGAAAACCAGGACTGAGGAGTGTTCAGACAACTATGCTTTTCCGAGCTGTGAACCCAGAGCTTTTCATTAAGCCT aACAAACCTGTGATGGCATTTGGACTGGTAGCAATTAGCCTCTGTGTGGCCTACCTTGGTTATTTGCATGCAACAGCAGAGAATAAAAAGGACCTCTATGAAGCAATCGACAGTGAGGGGTCCAGATACATGAGGAGGAAAACTTCCAAGTGGGATTGA